A DNA window from Niabella yanshanensis contains the following coding sequences:
- a CDS encoding SusC/RagA family TonB-linked outer membrane protein, with translation MFKNRTVAYGGILPLLSLFALDPAKRRVKILIAVFLLISVGSSAQSYVLNGYVKDGNGNVLVGASALIPRTNKTAITDANGKFLLEVNDPNDSLIISNIGYITLRVLTGTEGERTFTLIYDENKAKMDEVVVVGFGRQKKTTLTGAVSSVSVKDIERSAVAQLSNAIGGRLPGIITRQSSGEPGADAAQVFIRGVATFAGASTAPLVFVDGIERPLNNINAMEIETFSILKDASATAVYGVRGANGVILITTKRGKAGKPRVVLRSEYANLYAQRLPDYINAGEYATLMNEARTNVGKGPEYTQEEVNKYFDGSEPYLFPNVDWTDVVMNKRTWQTINNLNVSGGGETVRYFANIGYTEQNGIWKKPEGSKYNNNANFRRYNFRSNIDMNLSKSFVLELGLASIIESQNYPGTSSDGIFGALRKVTPMNFPLYNPDGSLGAGSAVNANPWGLVGYSGYTQQDKSTVQGTASAKWDLSRVVTKGLEMSGRFGYDHYYFANKARTKNFAMRRYYKENGQDRYQVIREETPLGLGVGNTANKNIYYEAKLNYNRNFGVHGVSGLLLFNQNEFNDLTTTVRENSVPYRRRGYAARVTYDYMERYLIEGNFGYNGSENFPPGQKYGFFPSVSAGWVISRENFWGENNPVSVLKIRGSYGKVGNDAIGGRRFLFLTSVNTSTAQSYMFGENMTNYPGIDENAIGNPDVTWEVANKTNIGLDVELLKGKIVVQADFFNEDRSAILIQRADLPFFTGIYPWTIPYGNLGKANNRGFDGMIELKNATSYDLSYSLRGTFTYAKNKVIESAVPPTRFPYQHPNGTMIGQPYVLEAIGLFQNEDEIKNSPVQTFQSTVRPGDIKFRDVNGDGKIDANDRVYTGFARTPQMIFGFGGTLVYKSFDLSMFFQGAAKTNIFLQGPSMYAFNEGFGVNNVIREYYDNRFIPGADNSGAKYPLVIDMISENNYRWGNTLYMVDGSFLRLKNAEIGYTLPQNLTGKYKISTARFFVNGLNLLTWDKVKIIDPESDNGTGRYPLTRNINFGLQVNF, from the coding sequence ATGTTCAAAAACCGGACAGTTGCTTATGGTGGCATATTGCCATTATTATCGCTTTTTGCATTAGATCCTGCGAAGCGAAGAGTCAAGATATTAATTGCTGTATTTCTTTTAATTTCCGTAGGAAGTAGCGCTCAATCTTACGTGTTGAACGGGTATGTGAAGGACGGTAACGGAAATGTCCTGGTGGGAGCTTCGGCTCTGATCCCCAGAACCAATAAGACGGCCATCACAGATGCTAACGGGAAATTTTTGCTGGAAGTAAATGATCCTAATGATAGCCTGATCATCAGCAACATCGGATACATTACACTTCGCGTATTGACCGGTACTGAGGGTGAAAGAACTTTTACGCTCATTTATGATGAGAACAAGGCAAAGATGGACGAAGTGGTAGTAGTAGGTTTTGGCCGCCAGAAAAAGACAACGCTTACCGGCGCCGTATCTTCCGTTAGTGTTAAGGATATTGAACGATCGGCAGTAGCCCAGTTATCCAATGCCATAGGCGGCAGGTTGCCTGGTATTATAACCCGGCAATCCAGTGGCGAGCCGGGCGCTGATGCAGCCCAGGTGTTTATCAGGGGCGTAGCCACATTTGCAGGCGCCAGTACCGCTCCACTCGTTTTTGTAGACGGTATCGAACGCCCATTGAATAATATTAATGCCATGGAGATAGAAACCTTTTCTATTCTTAAAGATGCCTCCGCTACAGCCGTGTATGGAGTGAGGGGCGCTAACGGCGTTATATTAATTACAACCAAGCGTGGTAAAGCGGGTAAGCCCAGGGTAGTTCTGAGATCGGAATATGCCAATCTGTATGCCCAGCGTCTGCCGGATTATATCAATGCAGGTGAGTATGCTACTTTAATGAACGAAGCACGTACCAATGTAGGTAAAGGACCTGAGTATACTCAGGAGGAAGTGAACAAGTATTTTGATGGATCCGAACCCTATCTTTTCCCCAATGTAGATTGGACTGATGTAGTAATGAATAAAAGAACCTGGCAAACCATAAATAACCTGAATGTTTCGGGAGGTGGTGAAACCGTAAGGTATTTTGCCAATATCGGTTATACTGAACAGAATGGTATATGGAAAAAGCCTGAGGGCAGCAAGTATAATAACAACGCTAATTTCAGGAGATATAATTTTCGTTCGAATATTGATATGAATTTATCAAAGAGCTTTGTGCTGGAGCTGGGCCTCGCAAGCATTATCGAAAGCCAGAATTACCCGGGCACATCCAGTGATGGTATATTCGGTGCGCTTCGTAAAGTGACACCCATGAACTTTCCTTTATACAATCCTGATGGATCTTTGGGCGCCGGTTCTGCAGTCAATGCCAATCCATGGGGACTGGTAGGTTATTCCGGATACACACAGCAGGACAAAAGTACGGTGCAGGGTACGGCTTCAGCTAAATGGGATCTATCGCGTGTTGTTACCAAGGGTTTGGAAATGAGTGGTAGATTTGGATATGACCACTATTACTTTGCAAATAAGGCACGTACGAAGAATTTTGCAATGCGTAGATATTATAAAGAAAACGGACAAGACCGATACCAGGTTATAAGGGAAGAAACACCGCTCGGTCTGGGGGTAGGTAATACCGCGAATAAAAATATTTATTACGAGGCTAAACTCAATTACAATAGGAACTTTGGTGTTCATGGTGTCTCGGGCTTACTATTGTTTAATCAGAATGAATTTAATGATCTTACTACTACTGTGCGTGAAAATAGTGTGCCTTACCGCAGGCGCGGCTATGCGGCAAGGGTAACCTACGATTATATGGAGCGTTATTTAATTGAAGGGAACTTTGGTTATAATGGCTCTGAGAATTTTCCTCCCGGGCAGAAATATGGCTTTTTCCCATCTGTCTCTGCAGGTTGGGTAATATCAAGAGAAAATTTCTGGGGGGAGAATAACCCTGTATCAGTGCTCAAAATAAGAGGTTCTTATGGAAAGGTAGGCAATGATGCGATTGGTGGAAGACGCTTCCTGTTCCTGACTTCTGTAAATACTTCTACAGCACAGTCTTATATGTTTGGTGAGAATATGACGAATTATCCGGGTATTGACGAAAATGCAATAGGTAACCCTGATGTAACCTGGGAGGTGGCAAATAAAACGAATATAGGCCTGGATGTAGAGTTGCTTAAAGGAAAGATTGTGGTACAGGCCGATTTCTTTAATGAAGACCGTTCGGCTATCCTGATACAAAGAGCAGACCTGCCTTTTTTCACGGGTATTTATCCCTGGACTATACCCTATGGAAACCTGGGTAAAGCGAATAACCGCGGGTTTGATGGTATGATAGAGTTGAAAAACGCTACGTCTTATGACCTTTCCTATTCATTGAGGGGAACTTTTACCTATGCAAAAAACAAAGTGATCGAATCAGCTGTTCCACCCACCCGTTTCCCATACCAACACCCTAATGGTACTATGATAGGACAACCCTATGTGCTGGAAGCTATTGGCTTGTTCCAGAATGAAGATGAAATCAAAAACAGCCCTGTTCAAACCTTCCAATCTACAGTCCGTCCGGGAGATATCAAATTCCGCGATGTGAATGGAGATGGTAAAATTGATGCGAATGACAGGGTTTATACAGGTTTTGCTCGTACGCCTCAAATGATCTTCGGCTTCGGTGGAACCTTAGTGTACAAAAGTTTTGATCTGAGCATGTTCTTCCAGGGGGCCGCTAAAACCAATATTTTTCTGCAGGGGCCCTCTATGTATGCATTTAACGAAGGGTTTGGTGTAAACAATGTGATACGGGAATATTATGATAACCGGTTTATTCCCGGTGCAGACAATTCTGGTGCTAAGTACCCGCTGGTGATAGACATGATAAGTGAGAATAACTACAGATGGGGCAACACCTTATATATGGTAGACGGTAGTTTTCTTCGTTTAAAGAATGCGGAAATCGGCTACACCCTTCCTCAGAACCTAACAGGTAAATATAAAATTTCCACGGCACGTTTTTTTGTTAATGGTTTAAATCTACTCACCTGGGATAAAGTGAAGATCATCGATCCTGAGTCAGACAACGGAACAGGTCGTTACCCGCTTACACGTAATATTAATTTCGGGCTTCAGGTTAATTTCTAA
- a CDS encoding ligand-binding sensor domain-containing protein, producing the protein MVKQIALRTFFILISLLINIGLFSYRSYAQRYYFEHFQVEQGISNNTASCVIQDQKGFIWIGTKDGLNRFDGYNFKIFRNERNDPTSLGNNSVWKLFESSNGTIWVGTEHGIFAYDPHLETFSHAAGTPKQLVRAMVEDAEGNMWFIISFRLYVLSAKTKKVTAVQGAHLDFCTAITLSKNKEIWVATMYGNIGRYNADTEKFNFFSVFDHSPAPVSPWLERIFDTGEGYLLIGTATQGIKKFNLASNTYDDVLIYNADNTEIFARDFLKIKPDEYWIATESGIYIYNTTHNSFNNLKKDYQNPYAISDNAVYSFCRDKQGGIWIGTYFGGINYLPNKGLVFQKYFPQFGTGTIKANAIREITSDNHENLWIGTEDDGLYKLNPNTGVFSNYKPSQKGKGIAHTNIHGLAFSQNKLWVGTFEHGLNAMNLPEATVTDHYTSNPATGLRSNFIHSLYKTADDRLWVGTSNGIYIYNRKHNNFITPGYFPKDAFYSSILELSDGSILAGTFQDGLHYYSPARKTYGRIQIIKNHINLLAENRITYLFESNDKTIWIASEDKLYNVNTQTNNVLIFSTSTGLPSNMIYTIVEDDQHNKWITTSKGLVLMDPQYKILRIFTKMDGLLNDQFNYSSCHKTRDGTIYLGSVKGLISFNPGNLRMEHYSPPVYITNISFFNNSLSVNPEKGPLRQSALITEEITLPYDQSTFHIDFAALNFTSPGNIEYAYRLENLDKKWNYIKTNRRVYFTNLSPGSYLFRVRSTDGNGEWSAHEKTLLIKILPPWWRTHWAYLIYALFAALGVYGMVRFYHNRQLEKQQRNMELFERIKEKETYESKIDFFTKIAHEIRTPLTLIKAPLEKLLRGLASPTQKEKYLAVMNKNTDRLLDLTNQLLDFRRVEAGAFALSMEAKNINDLVKNIWNNFHPLAESKGIKMEFTSQGVYTCKIDEEATTKIVSNLLDNAVKYCQHIVTVSITNEGNDFVTIQISNDGPLVPADVRSKIFQPFFRSKKTDKITGTGMGLALSRSLTELQGGSLIMHVANHLNVFVLNLPTEA; encoded by the coding sequence TTGGTTAAACAGATTGCGTTGAGAACTTTCTTCATCCTGATATCCTTATTAATCAACATAGGCCTGTTCAGCTACCGGTCGTATGCGCAACGCTATTATTTTGAACATTTCCAGGTTGAACAGGGCATTTCCAATAATACCGCCAGCTGTGTTATACAGGACCAAAAAGGATTTATCTGGATAGGCACCAAGGACGGCTTGAATCGTTTTGACGGATACAACTTTAAAATATTCAGGAATGAAAGAAATGACCCTACCAGCCTGGGCAATAATTCGGTATGGAAGTTATTTGAAAGCAGCAACGGTACGATATGGGTGGGCACGGAGCATGGTATTTTTGCTTATGATCCTCACCTCGAAACCTTTTCCCATGCGGCCGGAACACCCAAACAACTGGTGAGAGCAATGGTGGAAGATGCTGAAGGTAACATGTGGTTCATCATAAGCTTCCGGCTTTATGTATTATCAGCCAAAACGAAAAAAGTAACCGCTGTTCAGGGAGCACACCTGGATTTTTGTACCGCAATAACACTTTCAAAAAATAAAGAGATCTGGGTAGCCACCATGTATGGCAATATTGGCAGGTATAACGCGGATACAGAAAAATTTAATTTTTTCTCTGTCTTTGACCATTCGCCTGCACCGGTATCTCCATGGCTTGAACGGATATTTGATACGGGAGAAGGATATCTGCTGATAGGCACTGCTACGCAAGGCATAAAAAAATTCAACCTGGCAAGCAATACTTATGATGATGTACTTATATATAATGCTGATAATACAGAAATATTTGCCCGTGACTTCCTGAAAATAAAGCCAGATGAATACTGGATTGCTACTGAGAGTGGGATATACATTTATAATACAACTCATAATAGTTTTAATAACCTAAAAAAAGATTATCAAAATCCGTACGCCATCAGTGATAACGCAGTGTATTCTTTTTGCAGGGATAAGCAGGGCGGCATCTGGATAGGCACTTATTTTGGTGGTATTAATTATTTGCCTAATAAGGGCCTGGTGTTTCAAAAATATTTCCCCCAATTTGGCACAGGCACTATTAAGGCAAATGCTATCCGAGAAATCACCTCAGACAATCACGAAAATTTATGGATCGGTACGGAAGATGACGGCTTATATAAATTAAATCCGAATACGGGAGTCTTTTCAAACTATAAACCTTCTCAAAAAGGCAAAGGCATTGCACATACGAATATCCACGGACTTGCATTTTCCCAGAATAAACTTTGGGTAGGCACTTTCGAGCATGGCCTCAATGCAATGAACCTACCTGAAGCTACCGTCACTGATCATTACACCAGCAACCCCGCTACCGGCCTCAGAAGCAACTTTATACACAGTCTCTATAAAACAGCGGATGATCGGCTATGGGTAGGTACTTCCAACGGCATTTACATCTACAACCGGAAGCATAATAATTTTATAACACCCGGTTATTTTCCCAAAGATGCATTCTATTCTTCTATACTTGAATTATCGGATGGTTCGATTCTGGCTGGCACTTTCCAGGATGGACTACATTATTATTCACCTGCACGAAAAACCTATGGCCGTATCCAGATAATCAAAAACCATATCAATCTCCTGGCTGAAAATCGTATTACTTATCTTTTTGAATCGAATGATAAAACCATATGGATCGCTTCTGAGGATAAACTATATAATGTAAATACCCAAACGAATAATGTTCTGATCTTCTCCACCAGTACCGGCCTGCCTAGTAATATGATCTACACCATTGTAGAAGATGACCAGCACAACAAATGGATAACAACCTCTAAAGGGCTGGTCTTAATGGATCCCCAATACAAAATATTACGCATTTTCACAAAGATGGATGGCCTTCTGAATGATCAGTTTAATTACTCTTCCTGTCACAAAACCAGGGACGGGACCATCTATTTGGGAAGTGTGAAAGGACTTATAAGTTTCAATCCGGGCAATTTAAGAATGGAGCATTATTCACCCCCGGTATATATAACCAATATTTCTTTTTTTAATAACTCTTTATCAGTGAATCCTGAGAAAGGCCCATTACGTCAGTCTGCACTTATTACAGAAGAAATAACACTTCCCTACGACCAGTCTACCTTTCACATAGATTTTGCGGCTCTTAATTTCACCTCTCCCGGTAACATTGAATATGCTTACAGACTAGAGAACCTGGATAAAAAGTGGAACTATATCAAAACAAATCGGAGGGTTTATTTCACCAATCTGTCACCCGGCTCCTACCTGTTTCGTGTACGATCTACTGATGGCAATGGAGAGTGGTCGGCCCATGAAAAAACATTGCTGATAAAAATACTCCCACCCTGGTGGCGCACCCATTGGGCTTACCTTATTTACGCCCTCTTTGCCGCATTAGGCGTTTATGGCATGGTGAGGTTCTATCATAATCGTCAACTGGAAAAACAACAGCGAAACATGGAGTTGTTTGAACGCATCAAGGAAAAGGAAACCTATGAATCTAAAATAGATTTCTTTACCAAAATAGCTCATGAAATACGAACGCCATTAACGCTTATAAAAGCACCCCTGGAAAAGCTTTTACGCGGCCTGGCATCACCCACCCAAAAGGAGAAGTACCTGGCAGTAATGAATAAAAATACCGACCGCCTATTGGACCTGACCAATCAACTGCTCGATTTCAGGCGCGTAGAAGCCGGAGCATTTGCACTTTCGATGGAAGCAAAAAATATCAATGATCTGGTTAAAAACATCTGGAATAATTTTCACCCTCTAGCAGAAAGCAAAGGAATAAAAATGGAGTTTACGTCACAGGGAGTGTATACCTGTAAAATAGATGAAGAAGCTACTACCAAGATCGTTAGTAACCTTCTGGATAATGCCGTTAAATATTGCCAGCATATTGTTACGGTTTCTATAACCAATGAAGGAAATGATTTTGTAACCATACAAATAAGTAATGACGGACCTCTCGTACCAGCTGATGTAAGAAGCAAAATCTTTCAGCCTTTCTTCCGATCCAAAAAAACAGATAAGATAACAGGAACCGGCATGGGACTGGCTTTATCCAGATCGTTAACGGAATTGCAAGGCGGCAGCTTAATCATGCATGTAGCCAATCATTTAAATGTTTTTGTACTTAACTTGCCAACTGAAGCTTAA
- a CDS encoding response regulator transcription factor yields MEANSEKPAILIVDDNEDILDFLQDDLGELYTIFTAPNGVQALSVLDHQVVQLVISDVMMPEMDGIELCEKIKSSFELSHIPVILLTAKNTLQAKIEGLNTGADAYIEKPFSPEHLAAQVFSLLNNRNKIKDYFAQSPLAHIKSMAHSKMDEEFLEKMNNFIVEHISDTDLDVDHLAIAMNMSRATFYRKVKSISNLSPNEMINISRLKKAVELMNTRMFPLSEIAERVGYQTLTQLGRNFQKQFKLTPSEYLQMQK; encoded by the coding sequence ATGGAAGCCAATTCAGAAAAACCTGCTATATTGATCGTAGATGATAACGAAGACATACTCGACTTTTTACAGGATGACCTGGGAGAGCTCTATACCATTTTCACAGCACCCAATGGAGTTCAGGCTTTATCAGTTTTAGATCACCAGGTGGTGCAACTGGTGATCAGTGATGTGATGATGCCTGAAATGGACGGCATTGAACTGTGTGAGAAAATAAAGTCCAGCTTTGAATTGAGCCATATCCCTGTCATATTGTTAACAGCAAAGAATACCTTGCAGGCAAAAATTGAGGGGCTCAATACGGGTGCTGACGCCTATATTGAAAAGCCCTTTTCGCCCGAACACCTGGCGGCACAGGTTTTTAGTTTACTGAATAACCGCAATAAAATAAAGGACTATTTTGCTCAATCGCCATTAGCTCACATTAAAAGTATGGCACATTCTAAAATGGACGAAGAATTCCTTGAAAAGATGAATAATTTTATTGTGGAACATATTTCAGATACCGACCTGGATGTGGATCACCTGGCGATAGCCATGAATATGAGCCGCGCCACTTTCTACAGAAAAGTAAAGTCCATATCCAACCTCTCTCCTAATGAAATGATCAATATATCCCGATTGAAAAAAGCGGTTGAATTGATGAACACCCGCATGTTCCCCCTAAGCGAAATTGCCGAACGGGTAGGCTACCAGACTTTAACTCAGTTGGGAAGAAATTTTCAGAAGCAATTCAAGCTTACTCCCAGCGAATACCTGCAGATGCAAAAATGA
- a CDS encoding PAS domain S-box protein, which yields MDSDPVNTSRDAVIKAFKTFAFRIFEVSRDEKITNVWAGNSEDEERGRALYLGLYASDINNDTIIRECVSSIRKVFQQGKPQFFEYNITLDGKAARFAIKILPASYSDDFSLVVVERTEVKEVTEDKWRLALDAVGDGIWDVNLQTRRIFFSSKWEEIFGYSQSEIVTTEQWATKIHPEDLPISQKAMEDHVSGKTPVYTCEIRFQRKDGSYRWILSRGVVTAFSDDGKPLRFIGTHKDIHEKKLADLAHVEDRKQYKIIFDYSLAAICTHDLEGNVLNVNPYATELLQYSYDELKGRNIADLVPEKFRSDVQVQYLDVIRKKTTAEGVLSVLAGDGSIKHLLYKNYVFSNPNGEQYVIAFAQDISDRMHAEAELRASEKTFSTYFNLSGTGMAVVSPEGKWNAVNDALCKMLGYTREELFRLTFQDITYPEDLDQDLHLMKNVLNNQADNYHIEKRYITKSGRVIWILLTTSVVRDAQSHPLFFISQLVDITARKDLTNKLRSKNIELNSAREKLLGKVKELEEISHAIAHNLRGPAKNINLLTRVLNIKCGRISDHEDANILAGSFTIDELASLLDTVGLSMTNSLETLLNIAEIRLNREVPFDNCDFDEAINAVVDQLAGDILKRNIDIQRNLGVGKMYYPRPYLESILYNLVSNAVKYCNPLVASKIWISTRIVEGGAIALQVRDNGFGIDMVKYGDKIFKLNQVFHKGMDSKGVGLYLTKTQIESLGGTIHVESNVNEGSTFTVVFGTLKSIA from the coding sequence ATGGATAGTGACCCGGTCAATACGAGTAGAGATGCCGTCATAAAGGCATTCAAAACATTTGCGTTCCGCATTTTTGAAGTTTCACGCGATGAAAAAATTACTAACGTATGGGCGGGAAATAGTGAAGATGAAGAGCGGGGCCGGGCTTTATACCTGGGGTTATACGCTTCCGATATTAATAATGATACCATCATCAGGGAATGTGTGTCGTCCATCCGCAAGGTATTTCAGCAAGGCAAACCGCAATTTTTTGAATACAATATAACCCTTGATGGCAAGGCTGCCAGGTTTGCCATCAAGATACTACCCGCGTCATATAGCGACGACTTCAGCCTGGTGGTAGTAGAAAGAACTGAGGTGAAGGAAGTAACCGAAGACAAGTGGCGTTTGGCGTTGGATGCAGTAGGCGATGGGATCTGGGATGTGAATTTGCAAACCAGGCGGATTTTCTTTTCGTCCAAATGGGAAGAGATATTTGGTTATTCGCAAAGCGAAATTGTAACCACCGAGCAGTGGGCCACAAAAATACATCCGGAAGACCTGCCGATTTCTCAAAAAGCTATGGAGGATCATGTGTCGGGGAAAACACCTGTTTATACATGTGAGATCAGGTTTCAGCGTAAAGATGGCAGCTACCGGTGGATATTGAGCAGGGGAGTCGTAACGGCTTTCAGCGACGATGGCAAGCCTTTGCGGTTTATTGGCACCCATAAAGATATTCATGAGAAAAAACTTGCAGACCTTGCCCATGTCGAAGATAGAAAACAGTATAAAATAATATTTGATTATAGCCTGGCTGCTATTTGTACACACGATCTGGAGGGAAATGTACTGAACGTAAACCCCTATGCAACCGAACTGCTTCAGTATTCATATGATGAGTTGAAAGGCAGAAACATTGCTGATCTTGTTCCGGAGAAATTCAGAAGCGATGTACAAGTTCAATACCTGGATGTGATCAGGAAAAAAACAACTGCCGAAGGGGTGTTAAGCGTTTTAGCCGGTGATGGAAGTATAAAACACCTGCTCTATAAAAATTATGTATTCAGCAACCCCAATGGGGAGCAGTATGTAATAGCGTTTGCACAGGACATCAGCGATCGTATGCATGCCGAGGCTGAATTACGCGCCAGTGAAAAGACTTTTTCCACTTATTTCAATTTGTCGGGTACCGGTATGGCGGTAGTAAGTCCTGAAGGAAAATGGAATGCGGTAAATGATGCCCTGTGTAAGATGCTTGGGTATACACGGGAAGAATTGTTTAGGCTTACCTTCCAGGATATTACTTATCCTGAAGATCTGGACCAGGATCTGCATCTCATGAAAAATGTGCTGAATAACCAGGCCGACAATTATCATATTGAAAAAAGGTATATCACCAAATCAGGACGGGTTATTTGGATATTATTGACAACCTCTGTTGTGAGAGATGCGCAATCGCATCCTTTGTTCTTTATCTCTCAACTGGTAGATATCACTGCCAGAAAGGACCTTACCAACAAACTACGGTCAAAAAATATAGAGCTTAACAGTGCCAGGGAAAAACTGTTGGGTAAGGTGAAGGAATTGGAGGAGATAAGTCATGCTATTGCGCATAACCTCCGCGGGCCGGCGAAAAATATTAATTTATTGACCCGGGTATTAAACATTAAATGTGGCAGGATATCTGATCATGAGGATGCCAATATTTTAGCGGGCTCATTTACTATTGACGAGCTGGCGTCTTTGCTCGATACGGTGGGTTTATCAATGACTAACAGCCTCGAAACCTTGTTGAATATAGCAGAGATCAGGCTAAACCGGGAAGTACCATTTGATAATTGCGATTTCGATGAAGCGATTAATGCGGTTGTGGACCAGCTTGCCGGCGATATACTGAAAAGGAACATAGACATTCAAAGAAATCTTGGCGTAGGAAAGATGTACTATCCCAGGCCCTACCTGGAGAGCATTCTGTATAATCTTGTAAGCAATGCAGTAAAGTATTGTAATCCTCTTGTAGCGTCAAAAATATGGATCAGTACCCGCATAGTTGAGGGCGGAGCTATTGCGCTGCAGGTACGGGATAACGGGTTTGGCATTGATATGGTAAAATATGGCGACAAAATATTCAAGCTAAACCAGGTGTTTCATAAGGGTATGGACAGTAAAGGGGTAGGGCTCTATCTTACCAAAACCCAGATCGAGTCTTTAGGCGGAACCATACACGTTGAAAGCAACGTTAACGAAGGCAGTACATTTACAGTAGTTTTCGGGACGCTTAAAAGCATTGCGTAA
- a CDS encoding AIR synthase related protein has protein sequence MSLYSKRGVSAQKEEVHEAVKKLDKGLYENAFCKIYADVLVGDPDWVNVMHADGAGTKSILAYLYWKETGDASIWKGIAQDAIVMNLDDLLCVGIYDKLAFSSTIDRNKTLIPAEVLSEVINGSQEFFDTMKAWGVNITFMGGETADVGDVVRTVAVNGTMVARWPKDKLVTNEKIQPGNVIVGLASFGKASYETEYNSGLASNGLTSARHDVLNKFYAEQYPETFEPKLSDDVVYIGKHRLTDTITVDDTETTIGKLVLSPTRTFAPVMKVLLEEHFDAINGLIHCSGGGQTKCMKYMPGNVKIVKDNLFTPPVIFDIIRDASGADAREMYQVFNMGTRLEIYTNEADADVIISVAQSLGVQAQVIGRVEASETKSLEIITPETSFVF, from the coding sequence ATGTCATTATATTCCAAAAGAGGTGTATCTGCCCAAAAAGAAGAAGTACATGAAGCTGTAAAAAAGCTGGATAAAGGGCTTTATGAAAATGCTTTTTGTAAAATTTATGCTGATGTATTGGTGGGCGATCCTGATTGGGTAAATGTAATGCATGCTGATGGAGCCGGTACCAAAAGTATCCTGGCTTATCTGTATTGGAAAGAAACCGGGGATGCCAGCATCTGGAAAGGCATTGCACAGGACGCTATCGTAATGAACCTGGATGACCTGCTTTGTGTGGGTATTTATGATAAGCTGGCTTTTTCATCAACAATCGATAGGAATAAAACCCTGATACCGGCCGAAGTGCTCAGTGAAGTGATCAATGGCAGCCAGGAATTCTTTGATACCATGAAGGCCTGGGGAGTGAATATCACTTTTATGGGTGGGGAAACGGCTGACGTGGGAGATGTGGTACGCACTGTGGCCGTAAACGGTACGATGGTGGCCCGGTGGCCTAAAGACAAGCTGGTTACCAACGAAAAGATTCAACCCGGTAATGTAATTGTTGGGCTGGCTTCTTTTGGCAAAGCCAGCTATGAAACCGAATATAACAGTGGCCTGGCGAGCAATGGTTTAACCAGTGCCAGGCATGACGTATTGAATAAGTTTTATGCGGAACAATATCCCGAAACTTTTGAGCCTAAGCTGAGTGATGATGTGGTATATATAGGTAAGCACCGACTTACCGATACAATAACAGTAGATGACACTGAAACTACTATTGGAAAGCTGGTTTTAAGCCCTACCCGCACCTTTGCACCGGTAATGAAAGTATTGCTGGAAGAGCATTTTGATGCGATTAACGGATTGATACATTGTAGTGGCGGCGGGCAAACCAAGTGCATGAAATATATGCCCGGTAATGTAAAGATCGTAAAAGATAACCTGTTTACGCCACCGGTAATTTTTGATATCATCAGGGATGCCAGCGGCGCCGATGCCCGCGAAATGTACCAGGTGTTTAATATGGGGACCCGTCTTGAAATTTATACCAATGAAGCTGATGCTGACGTTATTATCAGCGTTGCCCAAAGTTTAGGTGTGCAGGCGCAGGTAATTGGTCGCGTGGAGGCTTCGGAAACTAAATCACTGGAGATCATTACCCCGGAAACCTCATTTGTCTTCTAA